Proteins encoded in a region of the Corynebacterium breve genome:
- the ahcY gene encoding adenosylhomocysteinase, which translates to MDFKIADINLYEAGRKQIELAEHEMPGLMELRREYADEQPLKGAKIAGSIHMTTQTAVLIETLTALGAEVRWASCNIFSTEDAAAAAIVVGKQGTVDNPQGVPVFAWKGETLDEYWWCLNQIFSWGDDLPNMILDDGGDATMAVIKGLEFELAGAVPSAQDADSDEQIAFYAMLAETLKSENGKWGKIAESVKGVTEETTTGVHRLYHFAKEGTLPFPAMNVNDAVTKSKFDNRYGTRHSVIDGLNRGTDMLIAGKKALVCGYGDVGKGVAEALDGQGAIVAVTEVDPINALQALMDGFAVVNTDTAIADADIVITATGNLGIITFDHMMKMKDHAVLGNIGHFDNEIDMASLLHRDDVTRTPIKPQVDLFELPSGNSILVLSEGRLLNLGNATGHPSFVMSNSFADQTIAQIELFTNGDNYENEVYRLPKILDEKVARIHVEALGGELTELTKEQAEYIGVDVAGPYKPEHYRY; encoded by the coding sequence ATGGATTTCAAGATCGCGGATATCAACCTCTACGAAGCCGGCCGCAAGCAAATCGAGCTTGCTGAACATGAGATGCCGGGTTTGATGGAGCTGCGACGCGAGTACGCAGACGAGCAGCCATTGAAGGGCGCGAAAATCGCGGGCTCGATCCACATGACCACCCAGACGGCGGTTCTGATCGAGACGCTGACGGCGCTAGGCGCAGAGGTCCGATGGGCATCGTGCAACATTTTCTCCACAGAAGACGCGGCCGCTGCGGCCATCGTCGTCGGTAAGCAAGGCACAGTAGACAATCCCCAGGGCGTTCCCGTATTCGCATGGAAGGGCGAGACCCTCGACGAATACTGGTGGTGCCTGAACCAAATCTTCTCCTGGGGTGACGACCTGCCAAACATGATCCTGGATGATGGCGGCGACGCAACCATGGCCGTGATCAAGGGCCTGGAATTTGAGCTGGCAGGCGCAGTTCCTTCTGCACAGGACGCTGACTCCGACGAACAGATCGCTTTCTACGCGATGCTCGCAGAGACGCTGAAGAGTGAAAACGGCAAGTGGGGCAAAATTGCTGAGTCGGTGAAAGGTGTTACCGAGGAAACCACTACTGGTGTCCACCGTCTGTACCACTTTGCCAAGGAAGGCACTTTGCCGTTCCCTGCGATGAACGTCAACGATGCTGTGACCAAGTCCAAGTTTGATAACCGTTACGGAACCCGGCACTCGGTGATCGATGGGCTAAACCGCGGCACCGACATGCTGATCGCAGGCAAGAAGGCCCTCGTATGTGGCTACGGCGACGTAGGCAAGGGCGTTGCGGAGGCGCTCGACGGCCAAGGCGCGATTGTTGCCGTAACCGAGGTTGATCCGATTAACGCGTTGCAGGCACTGATGGACGGCTTTGCCGTGGTCAACACTGACACCGCAATTGCGGATGCAGATATCGTCATCACCGCAACCGGCAACTTGGGCATCATCACCTTTGATCACATGATGAAGATGAAAGACCACGCGGTCCTGGGTAACATCGGCCACTTTGACAACGAGATTGACATGGCATCCCTGCTGCACCGCGACGATGTCACTCGCACCCCGATTAAGCCACAGGTTGACCTATTCGAGCTGCCAAGCGGCAACTCTATCTTGGTGCTTTCCGAAGGCCGCCTGCTCAACCTGGGTAACGCAACCGGCCACCCGTCGTTTGTGATGTCGAACTCCTTCGCGGATCAGACGATTGCACAGATCGAGCTATTCACAAATGGCGACAACTACGAGAACGAGGTCTACCGCCTGCCAAAGATCCTCGATGAGAAGGTCGCACGCATCCACGTCGAAGCACTCGGCGGCGAACTCACCGAGCTGACCAAGGAACAGGCCGAGTACATCGGCGTCGACGTCGCTGGCCCATATAAGCCAGAGCACTACCGCTACTAA
- a CDS encoding dTMP kinase — protein sequence MIIAVEGIDGAGKNTLVTALKGLIDARTLSFPRYEDSVHAQLAQEALHGRMGDLTDSAYAMATLFALDRAGVAEELRPYKGAQDRMIILDRYVASNAAYSAARTGDDGVFDWVYQLEFERLGLPTPDLQVLLATAPEEASARAKKRESEDSARARDRYERDSDLQNNTYAAYVRLAEQNWAGRWVHSGDSGVILQEIEKL from the coding sequence ATGATCATCGCGGTCGAAGGCATCGACGGGGCAGGGAAGAACACGCTTGTCACGGCTCTCAAAGGGCTTATCGACGCCCGCACGTTGTCCTTTCCTCGCTATGAGGACTCCGTCCACGCGCAGCTTGCGCAGGAAGCGCTCCACGGGCGGATGGGGGATTTGACTGATTCTGCCTACGCCATGGCCACGCTTTTTGCGTTGGACCGCGCCGGGGTGGCGGAAGAGTTGCGTCCCTATAAGGGGGCGCAGGACCGGATGATCATTCTGGACCGCTATGTAGCTTCTAACGCCGCGTACTCCGCGGCGCGCACTGGCGACGACGGTGTCTTTGACTGGGTGTATCAGTTGGAGTTTGAGCGTCTCGGGCTTCCGACACCAGATTTGCAGGTGCTGTTGGCCACGGCACCCGAAGAGGCGTCGGCACGCGCAAAGAAGCGGGAGAGCGAGGACTCTGCGCGAGCTCGCGACCGTTATGAGCGCGACTCGGATCTGCAAAACAACACATATGCTGCTTACGTGCGCCTTGCTGAGCAGAACTGGGCGGGTCGCTGGGTGCACTCCGGCGATTCTGGCGTTATTCTGCAAGAGATCGAAAAACTATAA
- the manA gene encoding mannose-6-phosphate isomerase, class I — translation MELLTGSLRNYPWGSRTMLADLCGKPSPASTAEAELWYGAHPGGPSLIDDRPLDQIIAKDPEGQLGPRVRAKFGDKLPYLVKLLAAAEPLSIQAHPSLEQAREGFARENEVGIPLHDGNRNYKDDNHKPELIVALTEFRALAGFRPLAQTKELFAALNCSALDRYLTMIDPAHEDASLRALFTTWITIPRAARTTLIDAVAQSCAPLRDRDDWIGDMARCFLQLTEQYPDDVGSLAALLLNHVVLQPGEAIHLRAGQLHAYLHGLGVEVMASSDNVLRGGLTSKYVDVPELVRVLDFTALAHPMVDTESTDGEVAYPVTVDDFIVSSHDLSEHDLVVDSDGPAIVLCTAGEARCDHRTLTPGAAVWVPASDGAHTFTGQPGTQVFYARV, via the coding sequence ATGGAACTACTAACCGGATCTTTAAGAAACTATCCTTGGGGTTCTCGAACCATGCTCGCAGACCTGTGTGGCAAGCCGTCCCCAGCCTCGACCGCGGAGGCGGAGCTCTGGTACGGCGCTCACCCGGGAGGCCCTTCGCTTATCGACGATCGCCCGTTGGACCAGATCATCGCGAAGGACCCCGAGGGCCAGCTTGGCCCACGGGTTCGTGCCAAATTTGGCGACAAGTTGCCTTACCTGGTGAAACTTCTGGCCGCTGCCGAGCCCCTGAGCATTCAGGCGCACCCATCGCTAGAACAGGCGCGGGAAGGGTTCGCTCGTGAGAACGAAGTGGGGATTCCTCTGCACGATGGAAATCGCAACTACAAGGATGACAACCACAAGCCTGAGCTGATTGTTGCACTGACCGAATTCCGTGCGTTGGCTGGTTTTCGTCCGCTCGCCCAGACGAAAGAGCTTTTCGCAGCGCTCAACTGTTCGGCCCTCGACCGCTACCTGACGATGATCGACCCAGCCCACGAAGATGCGAGCTTGCGCGCGTTATTTACCACGTGGATCACAATTCCGCGTGCCGCGCGCACCACGCTTATCGACGCTGTCGCTCAAAGCTGCGCACCACTGCGCGACCGCGATGACTGGATCGGCGACATGGCACGATGCTTCCTACAGCTCACAGAACAGTATCCAGACGATGTCGGCTCCTTGGCAGCCCTGCTGCTGAACCACGTTGTGCTCCAGCCCGGCGAGGCGATTCACCTTCGCGCTGGTCAGCTCCACGCGTACTTGCATGGGCTTGGCGTCGAGGTGATGGCGAGTTCGGACAACGTACTGCGAGGTGGGCTCACCAGCAAGTACGTTGACGTTCCGGAATTGGTGCGCGTGCTGGACTTCACAGCGCTTGCCCACCCGATGGTCGATACCGAATCAACCGACGGGGAAGTGGCGTACCCAGTGACCGTGGATGACTTCATCGTGAGCAGCCATGACCTCAGCGAACACGACCTCGTCGTCGATAGTGATGGCCCTGCTATCGTGTTGTGTACTGCGGGCGAAGCTCGTTGCGATCACCGCACGCTCACCCCCGGCGCAGCTGTGTGGGTCCCCGCAAGCGACGGCGCCCATACGTTTACGGGACAGCCAGGAACTCAGGTTTTCTACGCCCGCGTTTAG
- a CDS encoding phosphomannomutase/phosphoglucomutase: MRTREEVTKVIKAYDVRGVVGESIDEAFVRDTGAAFAHILRGEGESTIAVGYDMRPSSPALADAFAEGVTSQGLNVIHLGLTSTDELYFAAGSLKCAGAMFTASHNPAQYNGIKLCRSGATPVSQDSGLSEITDMLVDEVPAYEGAPGVVDKRDVLNAYSEFLRTLVPVNTERNLVVAVDAANGMAGLTVPAVLGDMDIRPLFFELDGTFPNHEANPLDPKNLVDLQHFVVQEGADIGLAFDGDADRCFVIDEKGEPVSPSAITALVAQRYLEKNPGGTIIHNLITSRAVPEIIEESGGVPVRTRVGHSYIKAEMARHKALFGGEHSAHYYFAEFFNADSGLMAALHVLAALAEFDGPLSEMMAKYERYIASGELNSTVDDQVAATQRVLDAFEDRIDQVDRLDGVTVTLQGTKAWFNVRASNTEPLLRLNVEAETRDQVDTLSAEILNIIRT, translated from the coding sequence ATGCGTACCCGTGAGGAAGTAACCAAGGTTATCAAGGCCTACGACGTTCGAGGCGTCGTCGGCGAGAGCATCGACGAGGCATTCGTTCGCGATACCGGTGCTGCCTTTGCCCACATTTTGCGTGGTGAAGGTGAAAGCACCATCGCGGTCGGTTATGACATGCGTCCCTCGTCGCCAGCGTTGGCGGACGCTTTCGCTGAGGGCGTCACCTCACAGGGTCTCAATGTGATTCATCTCGGCCTCACCTCTACCGATGAGCTCTACTTCGCGGCAGGCAGCCTGAAGTGCGCCGGCGCTATGTTCACAGCCTCGCACAACCCGGCTCAGTACAACGGCATCAAGCTCTGCCGCAGCGGTGCTACTCCGGTTAGCCAGGATTCCGGGTTGTCCGAGATCACTGACATGCTTGTCGACGAGGTCCCGGCCTATGAGGGTGCACCGGGCGTCGTCGACAAGCGTGATGTGCTCAACGCCTATTCGGAATTCTTGCGTACCTTGGTTCCGGTTAACACGGAGCGCAATTTGGTCGTCGCGGTGGACGCTGCCAATGGTATGGCTGGTCTGACGGTCCCGGCAGTGCTAGGCGATATGGACATCCGTCCGTTGTTCTTTGAACTCGACGGCACCTTCCCAAATCATGAGGCGAACCCGCTTGATCCGAAGAACCTTGTTGACTTGCAGCACTTCGTCGTGCAGGAAGGGGCCGACATTGGCCTAGCATTCGATGGCGACGCAGATCGCTGTTTCGTGATCGACGAAAAGGGTGAGCCGGTGTCGCCTTCGGCCATCACGGCGCTGGTCGCGCAGCGCTACTTAGAAAAGAACCCGGGCGGAACGATCATCCACAACCTGATTACCTCCCGTGCGGTGCCAGAGATCATTGAAGAATCCGGTGGTGTGCCTGTCCGCACTCGCGTCGGGCACAGCTATATCAAGGCGGAGATGGCGCGACACAAGGCGCTGTTTGGTGGGGAGCATTCGGCACACTACTACTTCGCCGAATTCTTCAACGCGGACTCCGGTCTGATGGCTGCGCTGCACGTGCTTGCGGCTCTGGCAGAATTCGATGGCCCGTTGTCGGAGATGATGGCCAAGTATGAACGCTACATCGCTTCCGGTGAGCTCAATTCCACTGTCGACGACCAGGTGGCCGCCACCCAGAGGGTGCTCGATGCGTTTGAAGACCGCATCGACCAAGTAGACCGGCTGGACGGTGTGACTGTGACCTTGCAGGGCACCAAGGCGTGGTTCAACGTACGCGCGTCGAACACCGAACCGTTGCTGCGTTTGAACGTCGAGGCGGAAACCCGTGACCAGGTTGATACGCTATCAGCAGAAATTCTCAACATTATTCGCACCTAA
- a CDS encoding DUF4259 domain-containing protein, translating into MSAWDIEIFAEDVNIDFLDELADLEEEDIVEAVRDACLLAADPDAATDDEVLNGQAAATIAAIWAGAPFAAGDVAEDYPFIRGFAGDVDETLLQAAAQVLESVDTEHDIDQFVEALA; encoded by the coding sequence ATGAGTGCTTGGGATATTGAGATCTTCGCGGAGGATGTCAACATTGATTTCCTCGACGAGCTCGCCGATCTTGAAGAAGAAGACATCGTCGAGGCAGTCCGGGATGCATGTCTACTTGCTGCAGACCCAGACGCAGCTACTGACGACGAGGTCCTCAACGGACAGGCTGCAGCCACCATCGCGGCAATTTGGGCCGGTGCGCCATTCGCGGCAGGCGACGTTGCCGAGGATTACCCGTTCATCCGCGGCTTCGCGGGCGATGTGGATGAAACACTTCTTCAGGCGGCAGCGCAGGTGCTGGAATCCGTAGACACCGAGCATGACATCGACCAATTCGTAGAAGCGTTGGCTTAG
- the mtrB gene encoding MtrAB system histidine kinase MtrB, producing MFKKLAKLQQRVSEAWRTSLQVRFIGSVLIASGVVMLVLGFALASVVTQRLVDAKEEVALSEIERARETVEQQINATGSSTSLQARLNSARATLTQQSQGTADKAVVYEPVLVVEDQTGTVVTSPEGYRIPKALRDFVAQGQVSNQYATMNRADGSTYNALIIGTPTNADIQNLQVYMVMSMEQEESTMALMRGLLATAGLVVVVLLVGIAWLATQQITAPVRSASRIAERLAAGHLRERMAVEGEDEMARLALSFNNMADKLSSQIHQLEEYGDLQRQFTSDVSHELRTPLTTVRMAADMIAADDDSLEPHTKRASQLMIRELDRFESLLGDLLEISRHDAGVADLAATKLDARAPLESAADQTRHLADELNVDVSYDLPDEPVAIEGDSRRIERILRNLIANAIDHSEGNPIVVKLDSNEEAVAFTVTDHGVGLKPGQEELVFNRFWRADASRKRHSGGTGLGLAIAREDALLHKGILDAAGTVGVGSQFRLVLPRDPEAGFTQAPLALSPPVGPIKEEA from the coding sequence CTGTTCAAAAAACTAGCAAAGCTTCAGCAGCGAGTATCCGAAGCCTGGCGTACCTCCCTTCAGGTGCGCTTCATCGGCTCGGTGCTGATAGCTTCCGGCGTCGTCATGCTGGTATTGGGTTTTGCGTTGGCCTCGGTGGTCACGCAGCGTCTTGTCGATGCAAAAGAGGAAGTCGCACTCAGTGAGATTGAGCGCGCCCGCGAAACCGTCGAGCAGCAGATCAATGCCACGGGATCATCAACGTCGCTGCAGGCCAGACTCAATTCAGCCCGTGCCACGCTGACACAGCAGTCGCAGGGAACCGCGGATAAAGCCGTGGTGTACGAGCCTGTGCTGGTTGTCGAAGACCAAACCGGCACGGTAGTGACCTCGCCAGAGGGGTACCGAATTCCTAAGGCGCTGCGGGACTTTGTGGCCCAAGGCCAAGTGTCTAACCAATACGCCACGATGAATCGCGCGGACGGATCGACTTACAACGCTTTGATTATCGGCACTCCGACGAATGCAGACATCCAGAATCTGCAGGTGTACATGGTCATGAGTATGGAGCAGGAAGAATCGACCATGGCGTTGATGCGTGGCCTTCTTGCTACCGCCGGCCTTGTCGTCGTGGTGTTGCTGGTGGGCATCGCGTGGCTTGCGACCCAGCAGATTACCGCGCCGGTGCGCTCAGCTTCGCGGATCGCGGAGCGTCTCGCAGCTGGCCACCTCCGCGAGCGCATGGCCGTCGAGGGCGAGGACGAGATGGCGCGTTTGGCGTTGTCGTTTAACAACATGGCCGACAAACTCTCTAGCCAAATTCACCAATTGGAAGAGTACGGCGACTTGCAGCGCCAGTTCACGTCCGACGTATCGCACGAGTTGCGCACTCCGCTTACTACAGTGCGCATGGCCGCCGACATGATTGCGGCCGACGATGATTCGCTGGAGCCACACACCAAGCGCGCAAGCCAACTGATGATCCGCGAACTGGATCGGTTTGAATCCCTGTTGGGTGATCTCCTAGAAATTTCTCGCCACGATGCCGGCGTCGCAGACTTGGCCGCAACCAAGTTGGATGCACGGGCGCCTCTCGAATCTGCCGCGGACCAGACGCGCCACCTGGCCGACGAACTCAACGTCGATGTCAGCTACGACCTGCCCGACGAACCTGTAGCAATCGAAGGCGATAGCCGACGCATCGAGCGCATCCTGCGCAACCTGATTGCCAACGCGATTGACCATTCCGAAGGCAACCCGATCGTCGTCAAGCTTGATTCCAACGAGGAAGCTGTCGCATTTACCGTGACCGACCACGGCGTGGGGCTTAAGCCGGGGCAGGAAGAGCTGGTGTTCAACCGGTTCTGGCGCGCGGATGCATCGCGCAAGCGGCACTCTGGCGGTACCGGCCTTGGATTGGCTATTGCGCGCGAAGACGCACTGCTGCACAAAGGTATTCTCGATGCAGCAGGTACCGTCGGGGTGGGTTCGCAGTTCCGCCTGGTTCTCCCCAGGGATCCGGAAGCTGGCTTTACGCAAGCGCCACTAGCATTGTCACCACCGGTAGGGCCCATTAAGGAGGAAGCGTAA
- the mtrA gene encoding MtrAB system response regulator MtrA, which yields MSAKILVVDDDPAISEMLSIVLEAEGFEPVVVNDGNDAVPTFRDSDPDLILLDLMLPGMNGVDICRAIRAESSVPIVMLTAKTDTVDVVLGLESGADDYITKPFKPKELVARIRARLRRTDDEPTEILEVGDLTIDVPQHMVKRGDEEIQLTPLEFDLLLEMARKPRQVHTREELLESVWGYRHASDTRLVNVHVQRLRSKIEKDPEDPQIVLTVRGVGYKTGTPGE from the coding sequence ATGTCCGCCAAGATTCTCGTCGTTGATGACGATCCCGCAATCTCTGAAATGCTGTCCATCGTGCTGGAGGCTGAGGGATTCGAACCCGTCGTGGTCAACGACGGCAACGACGCAGTGCCCACGTTCCGCGACAGCGATCCGGACCTGATTCTTCTGGACCTCATGCTCCCAGGCATGAACGGCGTGGACATCTGTCGCGCGATTCGCGCGGAGTCTTCCGTGCCTATCGTCATGCTCACCGCGAAGACGGATACTGTCGACGTTGTTCTCGGCCTGGAGTCCGGCGCCGATGACTACATCACTAAGCCGTTCAAGCCCAAGGAGCTTGTTGCCCGGATTCGTGCGCGCCTGCGCCGTACCGACGACGAACCGACTGAGATTCTCGAAGTAGGCGATCTCACCATCGACGTCCCACAACACATGGTCAAGCGTGGCGACGAAGAAATCCAGCTCACACCCCTCGAGTTCGATCTGCTTCTTGAGATGGCACGGAAACCCCGCCAGGTGCATACCCGCGAGGAGCTCTTGGAGTCTGTCTGGGGTTACCGCCATGCATCGGACACCCGTTTGGTTAACGTGCACGTCCAGCGCCTTCGTTCCAAGATCGAGAAGGACCCGGAGGACCCACAAATCGTTCTCACCGTGCGAGGTGTGGGCTACAAAACTGGCACGCCAGGGGAGTAG
- a CDS encoding ComF family protein produces the protein MKERNNLAVRKHSGAVLRAGLEYLEARGELPYDTVLVPAPTRAHVARSRGGDPVTDMCKATGRSVAPVLSMGKHIADQSDLGALDRRRNLAGRVHVSDIPQGKILLVDDVVTTGSTLQTAAESLIGRGSEVVGALVLAAA, from the coding sequence ATGAAGGAACGCAACAACCTCGCCGTGCGCAAACACTCAGGAGCGGTCCTGCGTGCTGGGCTCGAATATCTCGAAGCACGTGGAGAACTTCCTTATGACACCGTTTTGGTTCCCGCCCCGACGCGCGCTCATGTCGCTCGAAGCCGAGGCGGCGACCCTGTCACAGACATGTGCAAGGCGACTGGGAGGTCAGTAGCGCCCGTCTTATCGATGGGCAAGCACATCGCAGACCAGTCTGATTTAGGGGCCCTCGATAGACGTAGAAACCTTGCCGGTAGGGTTCATGTTTCGGACATACCGCAAGGAAAAATCTTGCTTGTCGACGACGTGGTCACAACCGGTTCTACCCTGCAGACCGCCGCTGAATCCCTCATTGGACGAGGTAGTGAAGTCGTCGGTGCCCTTGTTCTCGCAGCAGCCTAA
- the hpf gene encoding ribosome hibernation-promoting factor, HPF/YfiA family yields the protein MTTAENNEVLSPDAQVTITGRNVEVPEHFQDRVNAKLSKIEKLDPTLTFFHVELQHEPNPRRESQAERIQITATGKGHIARAEAKEDSFYAALETALAKMERSLRKVKVRREISRSGHRAPKSTGQVAAEMVAEAEEAVAKSGQYDVDPYADKVQDVEPGHIVRTKEHSATPISVDQALSEMELVGHDFYLFINEENGRPSVVYRRHAFDYGLISLVPDEDAQ from the coding sequence ATGACCACTGCAGAAAACAACGAAGTCCTGAGCCCCGACGCACAGGTGACCATCACAGGCCGAAACGTCGAGGTGCCAGAGCACTTCCAAGACCGCGTGAACGCCAAGCTTTCCAAGATTGAGAAGCTTGACCCAACCCTCACGTTCTTCCACGTTGAACTGCAGCACGAGCCGAATCCGCGACGCGAGTCGCAGGCCGAACGCATTCAGATCACCGCAACTGGCAAGGGCCACATCGCCCGCGCCGAGGCAAAGGAAGATAGTTTCTACGCCGCCCTTGAGACCGCTCTTGCTAAGATGGAGCGCTCGCTACGCAAGGTCAAGGTGCGTCGTGAAATTTCGCGTTCCGGCCACCGTGCGCCAAAGTCCACCGGTCAGGTTGCTGCCGAAATGGTCGCAGAGGCCGAGGAAGCAGTAGCAAAGAGCGGACAGTACGACGTCGACCCATACGCAGACAAGGTGCAGGACGTAGAACCTGGCCACATCGTACGTACCAAGGAGCACTCCGCAACCCCTATCAGTGTTGACCAAGCACTGAGCGAAATGGAACTCGTTGGCCACGACTTCTACCTCTTCATTAACGAAGAGAACGGCCGTCCATCCGTGGTGTACCGTCGCCATGCGTTTGACTACGGCCTGATCTCCCTCGTTCCAGATGAGGATGCTCAGTAG
- the lpqB gene encoding MtrAB system accessory lipoprotein LpqB — MFAKKPLTLTAIVLSVALTASCTRLPTNTEPQALRPFDPQSTAAEVVAPIPGREADLLLRDFYAAGAVPAGDYEAARSYLTPAARDVWNPSESVLIVDRIDLNTQPGGNNQRRSLSVRGNVIGALEEGGAFVPEAGVYEATVELEQVGGEWRISSLPSGIIMERNELRNQYQPFNIYFAGKSSNVIVGDRRWVYSGRDSLDTVIMSLITAGPSERLAPAVENILPPDAAFTGKSDGIYEFSNMASMDTEKRTQFAGQVVWTLAMAGVSGPYKLNVDGAPILGDKEELTTDDFASMNPQTASNDVAKLYALTNGDVHEVSGGEVTRLEGELGSEGNVSSVEISSDGGVAAVLKNPDNEEEQIFAVGNLSGKKDEVLRARTISRPSFEQNSNVAWVVVDGTKVVRAVQSTDSGDIVSSEVGTPFLEDIGGEISMLRLSRTGSRAAMIIDGRLFIGIVERTRAGERSIVNVMEYATELSGAAVSVDWNPDGSLVVGTSSPDSPVKRVELDGSSVTAYPSGNINGPVVAVSAGPTMIYATDANALLQLPTTGTEYTNWREVPGLQGVRSAPVVAK; from the coding sequence ATGTTCGCAAAGAAGCCTCTGACGCTTACGGCCATTGTGCTGTCCGTCGCCCTCACTGCATCTTGCACTCGCTTACCGACGAACACCGAACCACAAGCCCTGCGCCCCTTCGACCCACAATCGACTGCTGCGGAAGTAGTCGCTCCGATCCCCGGACGAGAGGCCGACCTTCTGTTACGTGATTTCTACGCAGCGGGCGCTGTCCCGGCCGGCGATTATGAGGCGGCCCGCAGCTACCTCACTCCAGCCGCGCGTGACGTGTGGAACCCGAGTGAGTCAGTCCTGATCGTGGACCGCATTGACTTAAACACGCAGCCGGGTGGTAACAACCAACGCCGAAGCCTGTCGGTACGAGGCAACGTGATTGGCGCGCTGGAGGAGGGCGGCGCATTCGTACCAGAGGCGGGTGTTTACGAAGCAACCGTCGAACTCGAGCAGGTAGGCGGCGAGTGGCGAATTTCGTCGCTGCCATCGGGCATCATCATGGAGCGCAACGAGCTGCGCAACCAGTACCAGCCGTTCAATATCTACTTCGCGGGAAAGTCGAGCAACGTGATTGTTGGCGACCGGCGCTGGGTATATTCGGGGCGTGATTCCCTCGACACTGTGATCATGAGCTTGATTACCGCAGGGCCGTCAGAGAGGCTTGCTCCGGCAGTGGAGAACATCCTTCCTCCCGATGCGGCGTTCACAGGCAAGTCGGACGGTATCTACGAGTTTTCCAACATGGCCTCGATGGACACCGAGAAGCGCACGCAATTCGCCGGCCAAGTGGTCTGGACTCTCGCAATGGCGGGCGTGTCCGGACCGTACAAACTCAATGTCGACGGTGCCCCAATTCTTGGCGACAAAGAAGAGCTCACAACCGACGATTTTGCTTCGATGAACCCACAGACCGCTTCCAACGACGTTGCGAAACTCTATGCGCTTACAAATGGCGATGTGCATGAAGTCAGCGGCGGAGAGGTCACCCGACTGGAGGGAGAACTAGGCAGTGAGGGCAACGTGTCCTCTGTCGAGATCTCCAGCGATGGTGGCGTGGCAGCCGTGCTGAAGAACCCCGACAACGAGGAGGAACAGATCTTCGCGGTCGGCAACTTGAGTGGAAAGAAGGACGAAGTGTTGCGCGCCCGCACGATTTCGCGGCCCAGCTTCGAGCAAAACTCCAATGTGGCGTGGGTTGTGGTCGATGGAACCAAGGTGGTGCGCGCAGTGCAGTCCACTGACTCCGGCGACATCGTCAGCAGCGAAGTAGGAACCCCGTTCCTTGAGGATATCGGTGGGGAAATATCCATGCTGCGCCTCTCGCGCACCGGTTCCCGCGCTGCCATGATCATCGATGGGAGGCTGTTCATCGGCATCGTTGAACGCACCCGTGCCGGCGAACGCTCCATTGTCAACGTGATGGAGTACGCCACCGAGCTTAGCGGGGCGGCAGTAAGCGTGGACTGGAATCCTGATGGTTCGTTGGTCGTGGGCACCTCCTCCCCAGACTCACCGGTAAAGCGTGTCGAACTCGATGGTTCCAGCGTGACGGCCTACCCATCGGGCAATATCAACGGGCCCGTTGTTGCCGTTTCGGCAGGTCCGACCATGATCTATGCCACCGACGCGAATGCCCTTCTGCAGCTTCCCACCACAGGCACCGAGTACACCAACTGGCGCGAGGTGCCGGGGCTGCAGGGTGTCAGGTCGGCGCCAGTCGTCGCCAAGTGA